Below is a genomic region from Ammonifex degensii KC4.
ACGAAGACGTTGAAGTTGTGCGTGGTTACGAAGCGTAGGAGGAAGGCTATGGCTGCAAAGCCAGTCACCGCCGCCGCCACGACCCCGCTGAAAAAGAAGAGATCGAGGTCGCCGGGGCTCAAATCTTTAAGCTTGAGGATACCTGCTCCCAGGATGATAGGGGTGGAAAGCAGGAAAGAAAAGCGCGTAGCCGCCTCCCGGTTGATCCCCAAAGCGCGCGCAGCAGCTATGGTGACCCCCGAACGAGAGACCCCGGGAATTATGGCAAAAGCCTGGGCCAAGCCGATGAGCAGCGCCTCTTGCCACCTGATCCCCCAAAGGTTGATCTGCCTCCGCCCTTTCTGATCCGCCAGGTAAAGCAAGAGTCCCATGAGGATGAGCATGAGGCCCACCAGCCAGGGGGTCCGGAAGACCGTTTCTGCCTGGTGTTCCAGCGCCAGGCCCGCCAAGCCCCCAGGAGTGGTAGCTAGAACCACGTACCAGAAGAGGCGACCTTCCCGTGAACTTGCCTGCCTAAATCCTTTCCGGATGAGTTCCAGCCAGTCCCGCCAGAAGTAAGCGACCACCGCTATGAGCGTCCCCAGGTGCAGCGCCACGTCAAAAGTAAGACCCGGATCGGGCCAGTTGAAAAGCCAGGGAACCAGCACCAGATGCGCCG
It encodes:
- the uppP gene encoding undecaprenyl-diphosphatase UppP, which translates into the protein MGIVEAIVLGVVQGLGEFLPISSSAHLVLVPWLFNWPDPGLTFDVALHLGTLIAVVAYFWRDWLELIRKGFRQASSREGRLFWYVVLATTPGGLAGLALEHQAETVFRTPWLVGLMLILMGLLLYLADQKGRRQINLWGIRWQEALLIGLAQAFAIIPGVSRSGVTIAAARALGINREAATRFSFLLSTPIILGAGILKLKDLSPGDLDLFFFSGVVAAAVTGFAAIAFLLRFVTTHNFNVFVWYRFLLGAGVILIFLLRLH